In Emys orbicularis isolate rEmyOrb1 chromosome 12, rEmyOrb1.hap1, whole genome shotgun sequence, one genomic interval encodes:
- the LOC135887158 gene encoding olfactory receptor 14A16-like yields MSNRTIVTKFLLLGFSDVHELQILHFVVFLVIYLAGLMGNLLIITAIALDHHLHTPMYFFLLNLSILDLGSISVTIPKSMANSLMNTRVISYPGCVTQVFLFFFFTGTDLALLTIMAYDRHVAICQPLHYERVVNRRACVQTATSAWITSIVYSALHTGSTFKLPFCQTNVINQSFCEIPQLLKLICSDSDLSEVGAIALGAFLGLNCFVFIIMSYVQIFKTMLRIPSEQGWYKAFSTCLPHLTVVSWLIFTGIFAYLKPTSSSASGLDLVVGVLYSLVPPVMNLIIYSVRNKEIKAALKKLIVWRLFTKS; encoded by the coding sequence atgtccaaccgaACCATTGTGACCaaattccttctcctgggattctctgatgttcatgagctgcagattttgcactttgtgGTGTTCCTGGTGATTTACCTGGCAGGCCTGATGGGAAATCTTCTCATCATCACAGCCATAGCCCTCGACCACcatcttcacacccccatgtacttcttcctgttGAACCTATCCATCCTAGATCTTGGCTCCATCTCCGTCAccatccccaaatccatggccaattcCCTCATGAACACCAGGGTGATTTCTTATCCTGGATGTGTCACCCAagtctttctctttttcttcttcacTGGAACTGATCTTGCCTTACTCACCATCATGGCATACGACCGACATgtcgccatctgccaaccactgcactatgagagAGTTGTGAATAGGAGAGCGTGTGTTCAAACGGCAACCAGTGCCTGGATTACTAGTATTGTCTACTCTGCCCTGCACACTGGGAGCACCTTCAAGTTACCCTTCTGCCAGACCAATGTCATCAACCAGtccttctgtgaaatcccccagttACTCAAACTCATCTGCTCtgactcagacctcagtgaagtTGGGGCTATTGCCTTAGGTGCATTTTTAGGTTtaaactgctttgtttttataattatgtcttatgttcagatcttcaaaaCCATGCTAAGAATCCCTTCTGAGCAGGGCTggtataaagccttctccacctgcctccctcacctCACTGTGGTCTCTTGGTTAATTTTCACTGGCATCTTTGCCTAcctgaaacccacctccagctcagcATCAGGTCTAGATCTCGTGGTGGGTGTTCTCTATTCCCTGGTACCTCCAGTGATGAATCTGATCATCTACAGCGTGAGGAACAAGGAGATCAAAGCTGCATTGAAGAAACTAATTGTGTGGAGGTTGTTCACCAAGAGTTAA